In one window of Ruminococcus hominis DNA:
- a CDS encoding helix-turn-helix domain-containing protein, which translates to MVFQYIEHQETHLAMQRRMIGYTQRLLAEKSGVNIRLIQQYESKARDINKAAAGTLWLLSKALQCRIEDIIDIEVDTVTDCIVNRKTKETLDTGYEEIKRIITPAEAKNDLAHGWKFNWYDIQKQGYTIIELFTLSDNKLQGRIAFQRKEMYYYIGYVENAPKNVGSEGIYEGIGGSLFAIVCAKSKSEGFDGVVSFITKKDPKVIANYTEKLHAKQIGTSQLMVLDETAADYLISKYGLEEEDEQ; encoded by the coding sequence ATGGTATTTCAATACATAGAACATCAAGAGACACATCTTGCCATGCAGCGAAGAATGATAGGGTATACGCAGAGACTTTTAGCTGAAAAGTCAGGTGTGAATATCAGACTGATTCAACAGTATGAATCGAAAGCCCGGGATATTAATAAAGCGGCAGCAGGAACTTTATGGCTGTTAAGCAAAGCACTGCAATGCAGGATAGAAGATATCATAGATATTGAGGTGGATACGGTTACAGATTGTATTGTGAACAGAAAAACAAAAGAGACATTGGATACCGGATATGAAGAGATTAAACGTATCATCACGCCGGCAGAGGCAAAGAACGATCTTGCTCACGGGTGGAAGTTTAATTGGTATGATATTCAAAAGCAAGGATATACCATTATTGAATTGTTTACGTTATCTGACAATAAATTACAGGGACGCATAGCATTTCAGAGAAAAGAAATGTATTACTATATCGGATATGTGGAAAACGCACCTAAAAATGTTGGCTCAGAAGGGATATACGAAGGTATTGGAGGAAGTCTGTTTGCGATTGTATGTGCAAAGAGTAAGTCAGAAGGATTTGATGGAGTTGTGTCTTTTATAACAAAAAAAGATCCAAAAGTAATCGCAAATTATACTGAAAAATTGCATGCAAAACAAATCGGAACAAGTCAATTGATGGTCTTAGATGAAACTGCGGCTGATTATCTGATTTCAAAATACGGATTGGAGGAAGAAGATGAACAGTAA
- a CDS encoding TIGR03943 family putative permease subunit: MQTARQWNRNTRVHSTMVSGTNVVNLSRENQERYEGKVIEITARVLKPKSFPSKFFMPGRMAMTCCADDTSFWGYVCKSSYAPKLKAGQWVTIRAKVSYENLLMYRGKGPILNAEHIESAEPIEELVYFN; the protein is encoded by the coding sequence ATGCAGACCGCGAGACAGTGGAACAGGAATACGAGAGTACACAGCACAATGGTGTCAGGCACCAATGTGGTCAACTTAAGTAGGGAGAATCAGGAGCGATATGAAGGAAAAGTCATTGAGATCACAGCCAGAGTATTGAAGCCGAAGAGTTTCCCAAGCAAATTCTTCATGCCGGGAAGAATGGCGATGACATGCTGTGCAGATGACACTTCATTTTGGGGGTATGTCTGCAAGAGCTCTTATGCACCGAAACTCAAAGCAGGACAGTGGGTGACAATCCGGGCGAAAGTCAGCTACGAAAATCTGTTGATGTATCGGGGAAAAGGACCGATATTGAATGCAGAGCATATTGAATCTGCAGAGCCGATAGAGGAACTGGTATATTTTAACTGA